A portion of the Pseudomonas synxantha BG33R genome contains these proteins:
- a CDS encoding AraC family transcriptional regulator, giving the protein MKPVRLGDLSVGFVHTLADAIQSHGLDPQPLLLQYGLDPARLAEAGARLSIPRYMRLGHAAIQLTGDPGLGLRMGQLSRLSQAGLAGVTAAQAPNVREAARTLTRFEALYGSNYRGQSSFHEDAEGAWLRFYSISPYNAYNRFVVDSIIAGWLQQLSSLAQQPVQAQRIEIEFDAPDYHEHYNVLGSGVMHFGADANQLRLSQPTLALRNPQHCPSTWHLLLQLCERELEQLTRTRSLRERITRLLGPMLNGGREPDLEEVAARLKLPTWTLRRKLAEEGTQFRAILNDTRRDLAMTYIRDTELAFGEIAYLLGFASAQAFQRAFRRWNNQTPGEFRRSQRHSA; this is encoded by the coding sequence TTGAAGCCGGTGCGCCTGGGGGATCTGTCGGTGGGCTTCGTGCACACCCTGGCCGATGCCATCCAGAGCCACGGCCTGGACCCGCAACCGCTGTTGCTGCAATACGGCCTGGACCCTGCACGCCTGGCTGAAGCCGGTGCACGCCTGTCGATCCCGCGCTATATGCGCCTGGGCCACGCGGCCATCCAACTGACCGGCGACCCGGGCCTGGGCCTGCGCATGGGCCAACTCAGCCGCTTGAGCCAGGCCGGCCTGGCCGGTGTCACCGCCGCCCAGGCCCCCAATGTGCGCGAAGCGGCGCGCACGCTCACACGCTTTGAAGCGCTGTACGGCTCCAACTATCGCGGGCAATCGAGCTTTCATGAAGATGCCGAAGGCGCCTGGCTGCGGTTCTACTCCATCAGCCCCTACAACGCCTATAACCGCTTTGTGGTGGACTCGATCATCGCCGGTTGGCTGCAACAATTATCCAGCCTGGCGCAACAGCCGGTGCAGGCACAACGGATAGAAATCGAATTCGACGCGCCGGACTATCACGAACACTACAACGTGCTGGGAAGCGGCGTGATGCACTTCGGCGCCGATGCCAATCAACTGCGTCTGAGCCAACCCACCTTGGCGCTGCGCAACCCACAGCACTGCCCAAGTACCTGGCACCTGTTGCTGCAGCTGTGTGAAAGGGAGTTGGAGCAGCTGACTCGCACCCGCAGCCTGCGTGAACGCATCACGCGGTTGCTCGGGCCGATGCTCAATGGCGGCCGGGAACCCGACCTGGAAGAGGTGGCGGCACGCTTGAAACTGCCGACCTGGACATTACGGCGCAAACTGGCCGAGGAAGGCACACAGTTTCGCGCAATTCTCAACGACACCCGCCGCGACCTGGCCATGACCTATATTCGCGATACCGAGCTGGCATTTGGCGAGATCGCCTACTTGCTTGGTTTTGCTTCAGCCCAAGCCTTCCAGAGGGCCTTCAGGCGCTGGAATAACCAGACCCCAGGGGAATTTCGCCGCAGTCAGCGGCATTCCGCCTGA